The genomic interval TATAGACTGGTACTTTAAGTTCCCTTCCGAATGCACAGGCATCAGAACAGATATGCCATCTGTCATAGTTAAGGACATCAAATTCCGGGTATTTTGTAATCCGGATCGGATACAAATGACAGGAGATTGGTTTTTGCCAGTCTACGATTCCCTGCTCGTGTGCTTTCTCGATCGCACATTTAGTAATTCCATTCTCGAAAGTAACATAAGCACATTCTTTGTTACCATCTACGCATGGTGTAGTCAGATCCCCATCTGCATCTACTACAGAGGTACCATATGCTTCAATAGCTGCGATCCCTTTTGGCGCAAGCATATGTTTTATCTTAGGATAAATCTCCGCAAGAATAGCTGTTTCAGCCACTTCTAAAGGTGCTCCTGCATCTCCCTCCACACAACAGATACCTTTACACTTATTCAGGTTACACACAAAATTTTCGCGTATAACGTCTTCGTGTATCAGGGTATTTTGTACTTCTATCATTTTTATCAGAATATATTTGCTTTTCAGCGGTTATTAAGCTATCATGATTTTATATTCAATTTCGTCGTGTAATTTGAAAAATCATGATGGTTCCTTATTTTTCTTTAGCCAGCGGGTACTTTAATCCATCAGCCGATTTAATTTCCATAGTGACCGCGCCCACGATAATCTCTACCTGAGCCTTTACAGGCACTCTGTTGCCATCATCAGTAATCCAGAGATACAAAGCGCTGTCTTTTCTAAAGATTCTGCCTGGTTCAATAGACGGGCTGAATTTCAGACAACGTATATTTCCTAATTTACTTTTTACAACTTCTTTTCCAACATATTTGATTTCCAGCTGATGAATGCCATCACCCAGAAAATAATTCAGCTTGAACTTCTCCCCGATCTTCAGCCTGGAAATATCCAGACTACGGGCAAAATAATAAGCAGAAACCAGATCAAAGGTCTGATTTGTTGGTGCAGTAAAGGTACCCTTATTAGAAACAACCTTTTTTATTTCCTGTGTGAACCTTGCTTTGTCCTTCCTGGTATAACTTGCTTCTTTAACGTCCTCCTGATAAAAATAAGGAGTCAGTTTGGTCTTGTCTATATAAGAATCGTAATGATCCCTGATTTTATAAAAAATATCGAAGGTACCCGAAGTTTTTGCATCGACTACCAGTTTATAAGTCTCCTTGTCCTCAAATTTGAGATCTGAATTCATGACTTTAATCGTAGCCTCTGCTGCTGTGATAAAGCCATATTTCAATTTATAAGATAAAACTTCCCCAGCCTGAAAGACCGGTTCTTTCTTTAATGGTAACTCCTGAGCTCCAGCATCAGCGATGGTAATCAAAAATACAAACATCAAAAATAATTTTCTCATACCTGATCTAAACAAAAACTCCTCCAAAAAACTAATCCTTTCGTTTAAAGATAGGCACTGTAGAGCAAGGTTCACCATACATGATACTTCTTACCACCGGAGTTAACAAAGAAGTGATCTCCACATAAGCAGATACCGGAACGTCAATATCTGCACAGCCCTTCACGACAACCCTGGCATCCTGGTATACAGAAAGATCAACTTTAGCCAGGGCTTTACTGAATAAAACAGCTTCCAGTGTATCTAAACCACCAAAAACGACTTCATTTGCAAAAGGCTTCAGTTTATTGGCCAGTAACATGTAAGCCCAGGTAGGTACAATGGCATCTGCACTGCAAATAACGGCTACATTTTTCCCTGTATAAGAAGCCCAGTCATGGGCTTTAATAAATTCTCTGAAATCTTTTTCCCTAAGCATCAGGCCATGGAACAGGTTTTCTTTAATATCATAAACTACCCTTTCCCCCTGATCATAGTAAAGCTCCAGATTGAAAGTAACTAAACCACTGGAAGCAACCTTATTGACTATATTTTCCTGAATATCCATTTTCGCTTAAAATAAAAAAACCGGAAGTGATGTACTTCCGGTTTCAAAATTACGTAAAATAAGATTAATAGAATTTCACTCTATTGTCTTTTATGTCACTTTTATCTTGCAATGCCTGGAATGCTGCTCCTAATGACTTCTGAGCAATCACCTGACGCATAGTTTCTTTTTGTTTGTAAGTATTTCCGATTGGTGCAGGATTAGTAAATCCGTTTACGGTAAATACATATACACCGTGCTCACCATCAACTGGTTTAGATATTTTGCCTGGTGCTGAACCAAATACACTACCTATCAGCTTATTTTCCTGTGCCGCACCCGGTACAATAGGGTTAGAGAAAACAATATTAGAAACAGGAGTAACTGTTTTACCAACTTTCTGAGCTACCTGAGCCAGACTGCCAGCACCTTTAGCTGCATTGCTTAATTTTTCCGCTAGCATCTTTGCTTTAACCGCATTGATCACCATTGGCTCAATATCCTTTTTAACTGCATCAAGAGGCAGGATACCTTTCGCTTTAATGTCTGTAACGTGTGCTACAACGAAAGCATTATCCATTTGATAAACTTCTGTTAACACGTCACCTTTTTT from Pedobacter sp. WC2423 carries:
- a CDS encoding DUF3109 family protein yields the protein MIEVQNTLIHEDVIRENFVCNLNKCKGICCVEGDAGAPLEVAETAILAEIYPKIKHMLAPKGIAAIEAYGTSVVDADGDLTTPCVDGNKECAYVTFENGITKCAIEKAHEQGIVDWQKPISCHLYPIRITKYPEFDVLNYDRWHICSDACAFGRELKVPVYTFLKGPLIRKYGADWYEELENSVSSNL
- a CDS encoding DUF3108 domain-containing protein; translation: MRKLFLMFVFLITIADAGAQELPLKKEPVFQAGEVLSYKLKYGFITAAEATIKVMNSDLKFEDKETYKLVVDAKTSGTFDIFYKIRDHYDSYIDKTKLTPYFYQEDVKEASYTRKDKARFTQEIKKVVSNKGTFTAPTNQTFDLVSAYYFARSLDISRLKIGEKFKLNYFLGDGIHQLEIKYVGKEVVKSKLGNIRCLKFSPSIEPGRIFRKDSALYLWITDDGNRVPVKAQVEIIVGAVTMEIKSADGLKYPLAKEK
- a CDS encoding DUF2480 family protein gives rise to the protein MDIQENIVNKVASSGLVTFNLELYYDQGERVVYDIKENLFHGLMLREKDFREFIKAHDWASYTGKNVAVICSADAIVPTWAYMLLANKLKPFANEVVFGGLDTLEAVLFSKALAKVDLSVYQDARVVVKGCADIDVPVSAYVEITSLLTPVVRSIMYGEPCSTVPIFKRKD